The nucleotide window ACATATATCACCATAAGGGGTGTTATTTGGGTTTTTGACCAGAGGCAGccaaatgtttttaacatgtcTTTTTCTTAACAAAGACAGtaaccaaatctgaattgggaaaaTGGCAAACATGTATATAAGACAGCTGTGAAGTCACTGGCACCAAAACAATTGGTCCTAGTAGCTGGTTTCTGATAACAGAAGATGTTAACAGCAGGTTTCTCCTCCTGACTGGTACCCTGGCTTAAATACAAATGTCAGAGGTTAAGAATATCAGATGAGCCCTGctagaccaggccagtggcctatttagtccagcatcctgttctacagtggccagccagatgcccacgggaagcccgcaagcaggatttgagcgcaacagctctctcccacttatgatttccagcaactggtattcaaagaacatgacagtggaagtagaacatagccattcaagctagtagccattgatagccatattctccatgaatttcagCCAAAGGTCCTATTGCTCCCACTAatctctctccatcctcctcAGTTTTCCCTCCTGCAGTTCTCTAATCGCTTTGAGGAGCATTTTGACTTCATGCACTTTAACAGAGTTCGAAATCCTGACCACCTGCTCAATGGAGTTAGGCAGCTGGGAGGCTCCTCGTACACAGCCACTGGGATCACAAAAGCTGTGTGGGTATCTTTGCTCTATTTCTTCCCCTCCTCACCACCCTGAGTTGCCGCCACCTTTTTTGACagtgcagaaattcaacaggtgcttTTCCTACCATGGGGAGACAGCAGTGGTAAAATGCTTCACCTGTTGAATGCCTGTTGTGCTAGAATAAGTGGCAGCTCTACCACCACAACTGTTATTTCCACACTCGACACCACTCTCCTCTCCACACCCCTTTTTAGAAAAGAGCTGTTCACCCCACAGAAAGGTGCCCGCAGCACAGCCAAGAAGTTCCTCGTGGTAGTGACAGATGGTGAGAAGACTGGGGACCCCCTGGAGTATGAAGACGTTGTTGAAGAGGCCAACAGAGCCAGAATCACACGCTTTGCAGTTGGGGTGAGAGCTAACTTCCTTGcctgtgttatttatttacttacacaTTTCAATATCCAACCCTTGCGCTCAATTAGAACTCTTGGGGCTGCTTACAGTgacaaaataaaagcaataaaatttcAAGCTGAAGTAGTAAAATAACATCAGCAACAGAttaaatgggcagccagagcaGATCTGCAGCAATTAATACTAAAAGCTGCaggatccccacccctgccttacttCATCCGTAAAATGGGAATAAATACTGACCTAATACAGTAGGTCAAAACAGTGATGTATTTTTGCCCAATTTCAAAGTGATCAAGAGCAATAGGACCAAGCTAACTGACCCACCCACAGCAAAAAAGATTTTTGCTTTAACCTGTCCTTTGCTATAAAGGGCTGTATCATGTATTTTCCTTGGAGAGTGCCAGTGCTTCACCTTGAAACTACACCATCCTCTGCCCTCCAAGGTGTGCTAAGGTTGCTGGTATGGATTCATAATCTGCCCCAAAGCCACAGAGCCTCTTGTGTGGGAGAGGCTGATCTGCAACTACCAGTTTTTGCAAACTGGGCAGACCCTAATGAGCACTACTGTCCCCATGTACCTGAGAGAGCCCCCATTTTTGGAGACCTTTCAGTATAAAAgaggccacaaattccccatccctgcagtagacCATGGGAAACCCATCTTTTCTCTGGGGCTCTTGCACAAAAATGGCTGTCCATGAACGCTAAAAGGCACCATGCAGTGCTTTCTCAGAGATGCAGAGGCCTGTTTTGACCATGATGGCATGATGTTAGACAATTATGGTTTTCTAATATATCGTCAACTAAAACCATAAATACTATCTTAGCTTTTAAGTCAGCGGAGTAAATGAGTATTGCAGAGTAAATGAATACAGCATACAACAGGCAGGGTGGAGCCTTCAGCAGGACCCAAGGAGGGAATGGGACTCAGGAAGTGATAAGCTTCAGGGTGTAACAACCATGTGCCTGTGAAAAGTTAGAGGCAATGTATTCCAGGCCATGGGTGGTCCATGCTGTCCACCCTTCATTGTGTATCACTGGGTGAAAGGTCAACCCCTGTTCTCATTTCCACTTTACACCCTCATTTGCACCCCACCCACCCCGCTTAGCCATCCGTGGCAGAGTGCAACTACCTCTTAATGGCTTTTGTTTCTCCTGGAAGGTTGGTTTGGGATTCACAAGTACAACAGCCCAGCGTGAGCTCCATGCCATTGCTTCCCACCCAGCCACAGAACACGTCATTGTCGTGAGACACTTCACAGGCCTCCGGGATATCCAGTCACAGCTGAAAGAGAAGATTTGTGCCAGCCATGGTACCAGGATTTGGGGGCTGGGAGAGGGAAGCAGCAACCCATGAATCTGGGAAGTTGGGAAAAAGCAGGGTGTACTCTGCAGCCTATATAAGTCATCTTTATTTAAGCTGCACTATGTACTTTTGCAAAAAGGCAAAGGTATAAATTAAAAGTGATGCAGTTGTGCATTTTGCACATCGCATAACAAATCAATAGAAtttactgccacaagatgtggttggattaaatcattttaaaatggaattagaCAATAGAGAATGGATCTATCAATGTCTATTAGCAATGGCAGCTAAAGGGAGTCTTctatgggggtggggaagcaccAGGAGAGGATGTGGGGGTTTGGAAGAGATACTGCCTTCacgtcctgcttacaggctttgtGGAGGCAAGCGGTTGGCCAATGTGGGAAAACAAAATAGTtgcacctttggtctgatccgtaacagctggtatagcacagtggggaggagagcctggctgggagtccagagtctgtgagttcaaatccttgctcgtgCCTCCTGGTtgtaaaaggccagctaaagatcacccccacagtgagtggctcaggggttacgtgccctgccgcctgtgcagccgtgggcaagctgcatagtcccaaggagcccagttgcccccagctggcagttttggacaaggaaggggctggcttgtgcagctgtggcaagttgagcaggccctagccagctggggagaactagcctcagagggaggcaatggtaaatcccctctgaataccgcataccatgaaaaccctattcatagagtagccgtaagtcaggattgaccggaaggcagtccatttctattttggtctgatccagcagagcttttcttagaCAATAACCAAAATGTATGCTGCAGCTCACATAATTTGTAGGAAAACAAATTTGTTCACAGGTCATACTAATCATGCAATTAAACCACCTGAAGGTGTGAGAAATATATTAAGCAGCATAAAGTTAACACAGGTATAGAGTTGCTACCTTTTGCTTTCTTAGCAGGGCTTCTGTCCCTTTAATATCTATGTAAGGGGCAGAAATTCAGCCCCTCCTCCAAGCTGGCATGGGAATGATGGTAGTTTTCTAGTATTgctcagctgttaaaggcacaggagccctgcctCCCCTCAAATGGTGGCAACCTTgcatgtgtgaagcagcccttGGCAGTCACATCCACATCTGGGATTACAAGGCAAAGTTTCTGGGTTCACGGGTGGGAGTAGAACAGGGTTAAATCCTAGCACTTCTGATTTTGCACGTTAAACACTAGGAGAAGGTTGCAGCGGATCAAGGATGTGACAATATAATGGGAAATTGTGATTTGTGTTCTCTAGGTGCAGTTGTTTCACAGCCTGCAGCAGCACCCCTGTCACCAGACACCTGCACTTCACGCTCTGATCCTCAAGTGCTGCAGAAGCTGGAGCGAGTGCTGAGTAGCCTGGATCAGGTCACCAACAAGTTGAATATGCTGGTTGCCAGACAGGGGAAATGCGTGTAGGATCCCCAGTACTTTTTCTTGAGCTAGCTGGCAGATGGAGGCAACTGTGGTCTGCAGCAGGAGGTGAGGGGTAGGAAAGCAAGCAAGAAAATATCAAATATCAAAGAAAAGTGTTGGATCCTGGCACACAGATGTCCTCCTCACATGTGTGACTTTTAATCTGGTTTCTTATAGGACGCTGAAGTGCCTCTGATACTAATAAAGCCACCTGCTCTCCAGCTTTTGTTGTCTGCCTTTTCTTATATAGCAGCAATAAGTCAGCCCCGCATCTGCatccaaaatgaaaaaaaaggaaatggactgcctttaagtcaatcgccctatgaatagggttttcatggtaagtggtattcagaggtggtttcattgccttcctctgaggctgagaggcagtgactggcccaaggtcacccagtgaacttcatggctgtgtggggattcgaaccctggtctcccaggtcgtagtccaacaccttaaccactacagcacattGGCTGTCAAAGGGCTGCTAAAGCTTGTTTATTTTTACTTGTATTAATTTATGAGTCACCTTCTGCATGTGTGCCAAGGCGATTtagaaacattataaaaacaacaaaaactagTTTTAAAGGCAATCCAAAAAAATAACTGAAGATaggtttaaaagcaatacaaaatgaaCTTCTAAGGCAGAGCCTTTTCGGCCAGCTGGAAAAGCTGGTTGAAACCAATGTCttcacttatttattacatttatataccgccccatagctgaagttctctggTTGGTTCACTTGTTTCTAGAAAGTACAAATAGCAGGCACCTGTCGTATCTTGACAGCCATGCTGTTCCACAGGACAGGGGCAGCCACGGTGAAAGCTCTGCTCCAAGTTACAGTGCAGCAGGCTTGATAGTTTTGTAACTTGAAGGGGAAACTCTCCTGCAGAAAGCAATGACCTACTTACTAgtcatataagggataaggcaatCTCCAAAGTAACCATGTGCCTTTTTTCTCCCaagtaagctccactgtgttcagtggggcttactcccagataagtgtgtatagtaGAAAATGTACACgaggaaaatatatatttctcctaatatacctaCTGGAATTCAGGGCAAAACTACTATGTTAGTTACAGTCTTTatgtgccttttttgttttttacaccAGCTGCCAGCACAGGGGGTCTGATCCTGAACTTACTGAGCCTTTAACCTTTTGGTGCCTGCTGTGGTCCTATTCTGAATCAGATCTCCGTGCTCATAGTGTGTATAAACAGACTCTGCACTTAAAAGGTACAGCAgctacatgtagtttggcccagaGTGTCATTCAATGAAATGGATTGACAGTAGATTCAGGAGACAGAAAGTACCTCTTCATACATGTAATTAATTTCtgaaattcactaccacaagatgtgatggCCAATaacttagatagctttaaaaggggattaatcaaattaataaaataataaagctaTTCTAGTATAAAGAGGCAGCATGGCTGTGGTGACCAGTTATTGGGGAACACAAATGGGAGCGGGCTCTTgcgttcatgtcctgcttgtggacttctcataggcatctggttggccactgtgaggaccaggatgctggattagatgggtctgtggtctgatccaacagagcccttcttctgtttttaaaattgttgtgcaATAGCTGGAGAAAAAAGCAATGTGCTTTTCAGCAGCAAGACTCCAATCCAAAACACATTCAGTGCTAACTGGCAAATAAATATGGCTTTTGAGGCTGGACCAAGTGCAACTCTCCCACTGAGGAAACAGACTGTcttgccttcccctcccctccccatctgcaaGCAGGGTTGACCTTGTTTGAACCTGGAAATCTCACATTTTACCTACTGAGTCTGAACTTGGGATTTTCCAGTTCTATATTTACACTTCTTGGTTCCCTATTTAATCTAGCGGTGTTTAGtacatgctttgcctgcaaaaggtctTGGGTTCAAGTCATGCTATCTCcaagaagggctgggaaagattcctatcTCAAACCATGAAGACCTACTGCCAATCAGCTTAGccctggggtagccaacatggttctCTCCAGACCTttcggactgcaactcccagtacccCTGGCCACTGAACATGCTGAGTTGgacctgatgggagctgtagtcctaaatatccagagggcaccacGTGGGTCATCCCCAGCTAAACTAACACTAAGCTAGAGGAACCTGtgctctgacttgatataagcAAGCTCCCCTATGCTATtccaccagtgattctcaaacggtgcgcccaggcacactggtgcgccctaagaggtggctaggtgtgcctcaaatattatgaaggtatattttaaaaatgagaagaaacccatttgtatagggtaatagttttctatagtttatttttattcatagtttaaaatatattaatatatttttaattttgtacacgaagtgtgccaggaaattttagtatgttttacagtgtgccacgaaccaaaagtttgagaaccactgcattCCACTCTGAATAAACTACTGGGATCTGAATACCAATTCGGCCCCAAACCATAATATACATTAATCCTAGCTGCTGACTTAATGGGAGCTGTAATGTTTGAAGCTTGTTTTTACTAGACGTTTGATAGTACGCAGGcaactggctttttaaaaaaattgctggtGTAAACTTCCCACCTCTTAACACCCTCCCACACATcccaaaatatatttttcttcaaGCGTCATCCTAATTCTTACTGTAGAAGCGGGGAGGAGCACTGCTAGGACTCTTAATTCAGCAAAGTGAGAGCTGAGGACTGTGCTGGAAGTCACACCCACTTCTCTGAAAAACCAAAAACGCTGACTTTTCCCTTTCCTGCTCCGGCACAATCTCCACACCTAACAATTTCCTAATCTCTATCCTTCAAGCCACCTCCCTGATTACTGGCATTAAAGAAGAAGGGGAACGGGGACAAGCCAGGGGTTTTCTGGTAGGGAGGGTGCAGTAGGCTCCGGGCCTACTGCAGCAACAGCAACCTAGTATTTTGGGAAAAGTACCAATGGGAAAAAGGAATGATCCACGGACTGAGCCTTCAGGCTATTCTTTCACATTTGCACAAGTGCTCCGTTGCAGTCATCCCGcccattgcatccagttctgccaaaatttaggctgcaatccaatacacacttacctgagagtaaatcccattgaatccaatggcgctgagta belongs to Rhineura floridana isolate rRhiFlo1 chromosome 11, rRhiFlo1.hap2, whole genome shotgun sequence and includes:
- the LOC133367150 gene encoding integrin alpha-X-like, with translation MGVFIFIAVTLLFLGTAESADDVFDLSDALSVPEAPQRNQGREQCPNEARDVVFLIDGSTSMRPAEFVQLKMFVALIMKSFPDNTQFSLLQFSNRFEEHFDFMHFNRVRNPDHLLNGVRQLGGSSYTATGITKAVKELFTPQKGARSTAKKFLVVVTDGEKTGDPLEYEDVVEEANRARITRFAVGVGLGFTSTTAQRELHAIASHPATEHVIVVRHFTGLRDIQSQLKEKICASHGAVVSQPAAAPLSPDTCTSRSDPQVLQKLERVLSSLDQVTNKLNMLVARQGKCV